The DNA segment GTCGCCGCGCTGAAGGAGGCGGAGCGGCGCGGCCTGCTCGCGATCATCCCCGAGGCCTACGCCTCGCTCGGCAGCCTGCACAGCAAGCAGCGCCGCTTCCTTGACGCGTCGGAGGCGTACGCGCGCGCCGGAGAGCTCGCGAACCGCCGCGGGAGCCACGAGTTCGCGGCGGACATGCACCGCTGCTCTGGCCACGCGGCGCTCAACGCCGACATGCCGGACGCCGCGGCGATGGCGTGGCGGCGGGCGTTCGAGCTGCTGGGCTCCGTGGCCCCGGCCGTCGGCGCGCTGGAGAAGCCCCAGCAGATCGTCGTGCTCGGGCTCTCCCTGGCCGACGTCTTCGAGGAGCATGGCAACCTCCCGGCCGCGCGCGGGCTGCGGGGGCACGCCGAGGCCATCGAGACCCGCCACCCTCGGCGCTCCGCGACCTGGAGCTGAGGCGCGGGGGCTGAGTCGCGCCGCCGGCCGGGTCAGGTCGGCGGGCGAACGGGCGGCGGGGCAGCGCCCGGGCCGGGCCGCTCGGCGACGAGGAGCCGTGTGTTCGCGGCCGGGTTGGACGGCGCGAACGGGACGCCGAGCTGCCGGGCCCAGTCCGCCGCGCCCGTGTCGCGCACCACGCGGAACCCGGCCCGCTCGACCTCCGCGAGCATCACCTCGCGCCGGCGCAGGCCGATGAGCGGCTCGCTCCAGAGCCACGTGAGCAGGTGGAAGACGCGCTGCCCGCGGCGCGACGCGGGGGGTTCCATGTAGTTCACGAGGAGGACGCTGCCCGGCGCCGAGGCGTCGGCGAGCGCCCGCAGCGTCGACCGGAGCGCGTCGTCCGACAGGTACATCACGACCCCTTCCCAGATCCACGCGGTGGGCTCGTCGGGTCGATGGCCGGCCGCCGAGAGGCACGCGGCGAGCGCGTCGCGCTCGAAGTTGACGGGCACGTAGGTCAGCTGCTCCACGAGCGGCGACAGCCCCGCCGCCTTGCGCCGCTTGAAGGCCTGCGTCGCCGGGTGATCGATCTCGAAGAAGCGGGTCGCCGAGAGCGCCTTCATCCGGAAGGCGCGCGTGTCGAGCCCCGCCCCCAGGCACGCGACCTGGCGGCACCCGAGCTCCACCGCGCGCTCGAGCTCGATGTCGATGGCCATCACGCGCAGCGGGACCGCGGAGAGCCGGGCGAGGGCGCGCGCGCGCTTCGCGGGGTCCAGGCTCCGGAGCCGGCGCGCGAGCAGCGCCAGCGCGGCGCTCCACCCGCGCGACAGCAGCCGGTGGGCGACCGGATCCTCGAAGCCCGGGACATCGGTCAGGCCCTGGTCTGCGAGCGCCCGGAGGAGGGCGACGGTGGATGCCGTCTGGCTGGGGCGACGCTCACGCATGCCTGGTGCATAGCCTCCGACGGCGGGCTTTCAACGCGAGAGGGCCTGGACAGCGGCCCGGCGACGCGCAGTGACGCGCGATGACGCGAGGAAATTTCGTCGATTCCGGTTCATCGACCCCGACTCGGCAGCTTCGAGCAGCGCCGTCGCCGTCCAGGCCGGAC comes from the Sorangium aterium genome and includes:
- a CDS encoding class I SAM-dependent methyltransferase, encoding MRERRPSQTASTVALLRALADQGLTDVPGFEDPVAHRLLSRGWSAALALLARRLRSLDPAKRARALARLSAVPLRVMAIDIELERAVELGCRQVACLGAGLDTRAFRMKALSATRFFEIDHPATQAFKRRKAAGLSPLVEQLTYVPVNFERDALAACLSAAGHRPDEPTAWIWEGVVMYLSDDALRSTLRALADASAPGSVLLVNYMEPPASRRGQRVFHLLTWLWSEPLIGLRRREVMLAEVERAGFRVVRDTGAADWARQLGVPFAPSNPAANTRLLVAERPGPGAAPPPVRPPT